CATCTCGACAGTCGAACTCGCCGAGGCGGTCGGGGTCTCGACTACCGCACTCACCGAACACCTCCGCCGTGGCATGACGAAGGTGCTGCGCGAGAAGATGCAGGAGGAACGTCCGTCCAGCAGGACCGAACGATAGACTCACGCTCTCTGT
This region of Halomarina salina genomic DNA includes:
- a CDS encoding helix-turn-helix domain-containing protein; this encodes MDGVEPTDGVPLTGIEREVLYTAVDEGYFGVPRRISTVELAEAVGVSTTALTEHLRRGMTKVLREKMQEERPSSRTER